From a single Maritimibacter sp. DP1N21-5 genomic region:
- the nhaA gene encoding Na+/H+ antiporter NhaA, with the protein MLEKFFKHEAAGGIALMFAAIAALIIANSGLSTYYDLGLNSILSITIAGEGLSKPLILWINDGLMAIFFFYIGLELKREIVEGKLKNPRDIMLPGLAAVGGMAVPAVLYAAANWGQPTIVGWAIPAATDIAFALGLLALVGSRAPAGLKIFLLTLAILDDMGAIMIIALFYTADLKTYYLLLSLIPLALMGWLNFRAVHRIGPIIILGIVLWVLVLKSGVHATLAGVITAFFIPLNDRWGKSPLRSLEHMLHPWVSFFIIPVFAFANAGVVMAGLTLQDLFAPITLGIVAGLVLGKQIGVLGITWLVVKLRLADLPYGVNWKHVYGVSALAGIGFTMSLFIGGLSFATAADMNHVRLGVLVASLISGLIGFFVLFAAGNPAEAKTEVSDATPVQQPAQ; encoded by the coding sequence ATGCTCGAGAAGTTTTTCAAACATGAGGCGGCGGGCGGCATCGCGTTGATGTTCGCGGCCATAGCGGCGCTCATCATCGCGAACTCGGGACTTTCGACCTATTATGACCTCGGACTGAACTCGATCCTGTCGATCACCATCGCGGGCGAAGGCCTGTCCAAACCCCTGATCCTGTGGATCAACGACGGGCTCATGGCGATCTTCTTCTTCTACATCGGCCTCGAGCTGAAACGCGAAATCGTCGAAGGCAAGCTGAAGAACCCCCGCGACATCATGCTGCCCGGCCTTGCCGCCGTTGGGGGCATGGCGGTTCCAGCGGTGCTATATGCCGCCGCGAACTGGGGTCAGCCGACCATCGTCGGCTGGGCCATTCCCGCCGCGACCGACATCGCCTTCGCGCTGGGTCTGCTCGCGCTCGTCGGGAGCCGCGCGCCTGCCGGGCTCAAGATCTTCCTGCTCACGCTCGCGATCCTCGACGACATGGGGGCGATCATGATCATCGCGCTGTTCTACACGGCCGATCTCAAGACCTACTACCTCCTGCTCTCGCTCATCCCGCTGGCGCTCATGGGATGGCTCAATTTCCGCGCCGTGCACCGGATTGGGCCGATCATCATCCTGGGCATCGTGCTCTGGGTGCTGGTGCTGAAGTCCGGCGTCCATGCCACGCTGGCTGGCGTCATCACCGCCTTCTTCATTCCGCTCAATGACCGTTGGGGCAAGTCGCCGCTTCGATCGCTGGAGCATATGCTGCACCCCTGGGTCAGCTTCTTCATCATCCCCGTCTTTGCCTTCGCGAACGCCGGGGTCGTGATGGCCGGACTGACGCTTCAGGACCTCTTCGCCCCGATCACGCTGGGCATCGTGGCGGGCCTCGTGCTGGGCAAGCAGATCGGTGTGCTCGGCATCACCTGGCTCGTCGTCAAACTGCGCCTTGCCGACCTGCCTTACGGCGTGAACTGGAAACACGTCTACGGCGTCTCGGCGCTGGCCGGGATCGGCTTTACCATGTCGCTCTTCATTGGCGGGCTCAGTTTTGCGACAGCGGCCGATATGAACCACGTGCGGCTCGGTGTTCTGGTGGCCTCGCTCATTTCGGGCCTGATCGGGTTCTTCGTCCTCTTCGCCGCCGGCAACCCGGCCGAAGCGAAGACCGAGGTCTCCGACGCGACACCGGTTCAGCAACCCGCGCAGTAA
- a CDS encoding 8-oxoguanine deaminase: MTDLTIRQARLVLTMDDAGAELADCDIQISGGMITAIGPDLPPKGEVMEGRQLLITPGLVNTHHHLYQTLTRAVPGGQDALLFGWLKTLYPIWSRFGPEEMRVSALTGLAELALSGCTLTSDHLYLFPNGSRLDDTIDAARDIGLRFHPTRGSMSIGESAGGLPPDSLVEREADILEDCIRVIDAHHDASEGAMVRVGVAPCSPFSVGRDLMREAAILARDKGVMLHTHLAENDEDIAYSQEKFGCRPGQYAENLGWTGDDVWHAHCVKLDGAEIDLFAKSRTGVAHCPCSNCRLGSGIAPIRAMRDAGVKVGLGVDGSASNDAGNLVSEARMAMLLQRVVHGADKMSAREALWIATRGGAEVLGRYDCGQIAVGKRADLALWDMATIEAAGNWDPAALLLGGPTRVRHLIVEGRQVVRDGHLTTIDLAQTIKAQNRLALRLMS, from the coding sequence ATGACCGACCTTACCATCCGCCAGGCTCGCCTTGTTCTGACCATGGATGACGCCGGGGCGGAGCTTGCGGACTGCGATATTCAGATCTCGGGCGGCATGATCACAGCCATCGGGCCGGACCTGCCGCCAAAAGGCGAGGTGATGGAAGGGCGTCAGCTGCTCATCACGCCGGGCCTCGTCAACACGCATCATCACCTCTACCAGACGCTCACCCGGGCGGTGCCGGGCGGGCAGGACGCGCTCCTCTTCGGCTGGCTCAAGACGCTCTACCCGATCTGGTCCCGCTTTGGGCCCGAGGAGATGCGTGTCTCCGCCCTTACCGGGCTGGCCGAGCTTGCCTTGTCGGGCTGCACGCTGACCTCCGACCACCTCTACCTGTTTCCCAACGGATCACGGCTCGACGACACCATCGACGCGGCGCGGGACATCGGGCTCCGGTTCCATCCGACGCGCGGCTCCATGTCCATCGGGGAAAGCGCGGGCGGACTGCCGCCAGATAGCCTCGTCGAACGGGAGGCGGATATCCTCGAGGACTGCATCCGCGTGATCGATGCGCATCACGATGCCTCGGAGGGGGCCATGGTGCGGGTCGGGGTAGCCCCTTGTTCGCCATTCTCGGTGGGCCGGGACCTCATGCGCGAGGCCGCGATCCTCGCGCGCGACAAAGGGGTGATGCTGCACACGCATCTGGCCGAAAACGACGAAGACATCGCCTATTCCCAAGAGAAGTTCGGCTGTCGACCGGGCCAATATGCCGAGAACCTCGGATGGACCGGGGATGACGTGTGGCACGCCCATTGCGTGAAGCTCGACGGGGCCGAGATCGACTTGTTCGCGAAAAGCCGGACAGGCGTGGCGCATTGCCCCTGCTCGAATTGTCGCCTGGGGTCCGGCATCGCTCCGATCCGCGCCATGCGCGACGCCGGCGTCAAAGTCGGGCTGGGGGTGGATGGCTCGGCATCCAACGACGCGGGAAACCTAGTCTCCGAAGCCCGCATGGCGATGCTTCTGCAACGGGTGGTCCATGGCGCCGACAAGATGAGCGCCCGCGAGGCGCTCTGGATTGCGACGCGGGGCGGGGCCGAGGTGCTTGGGCGGTACGACTGCGGCCAGATCGCGGTGGGCAAGCGCGCCGACCTCGCGCTGTGGGACATGGCCACGATCGAGGCGGCGGGAAACTGGGATCCGGCGGCGCTGCTTCTGGGCGGTCCGACGCGGGTCCGCCACCTGATCGTCGAGGGGCGGCAGGTGGTGCGCGACGGGCATCTGACGACCATCGACCTTGCCCAGACGATCAAGGCGCAGAACCGCTTGGCCCTGCGCCTCATGTCCTAA
- a CDS encoding inositol monophosphatase family protein: protein MTISDDVQRDLIATAHAMADAARGVILPYFRTTLLADNKLATGFDPVTEADRAAECAMRDVLAARRPDDAILGEEYGTTPGTSGLIWVLDPIDGTRAFISGTPTWGVLIAVGDEAGPRFGIVDQPFIGERFEGGFGVARSTGPMGEATLTTRGTATLDEATIFTTFPEVGSEADRAAFHGLASHCKLTRYGMDCYAYALLALGHVDLVVEAGLQAYDIQGPMAVIEAAGGIVTDWQGGPAHMGGRVVAAANPQIHAAALAILSKAAE, encoded by the coding sequence ATGACGATTTCAGACGACGTTCAGCGCGATCTCATCGCAACGGCACATGCCATGGCCGATGCGGCGCGCGGGGTGATTCTGCCCTACTTCCGAACGACCCTTCTTGCCGACAACAAGCTTGCGACCGGCTTCGATCCCGTGACCGAAGCCGATCGCGCCGCCGAATGCGCCATGCGCGACGTGCTTGCTGCGCGCCGGCCCGACGATGCCATTCTGGGCGAGGAGTACGGGACGACACCGGGCACGAGCGGGCTGATCTGGGTGCTCGACCCCATCGACGGGACCCGCGCCTTCATTTCCGGCACGCCCACATGGGGGGTGCTCATCGCGGTGGGGGACGAAGCCGGACCCCGGTTCGGCATCGTCGACCAGCCCTTCATCGGCGAGCGTTTCGAGGGCGGCTTCGGCGTCGCGCGCTCGACCGGCCCTATGGGCGAGGCGACACTGACCACCCGTGGAACCGCGACGCTCGATGAAGCGACGATCTTCACCACCTTCCCCGAAGTCGGTTCCGAGGCGGACCGTGCCGCCTTCCACGGCCTCGCGAGCCACTGCAAGCTGACCCGTTATGGCATGGATTGCTATGCCTATGCGCTTCTCGCCCTGGGGCATGTGGACCTCGTGGTCGAGGCTGGCTTGCAGGCCTATGACATTCAGGGCCCCATGGCCGTCATCGAGGCCGCGGGCGGTATCGTTACCGACTGGCAGGGCGGCCCTGCGCACATGGGCGGACGCGTCGTGGCGGCCGCGAACCCCCAGATCCATGCCGCCGCTCTGGCGATCCTCTCGAAGGCGGCAGAATGA
- a CDS encoding helix-turn-helix domain-containing protein, giving the protein MKHPVDVHVGKRVRHRRWMVGMTQQQLAERVGIKFQQIQKYETGMNRVSASRLWDISDALGVPVSFFFEGLEGGAERSMEQYLPDDILADKEALELIRSYYAIPENQRRRLFELARVLSDAA; this is encoded by the coding sequence ATGAAGCATCCTGTGGATGTACATGTGGGCAAACGCGTGCGCCATCGGCGCTGGATGGTGGGGATGACCCAGCAACAGCTCGCCGAACGCGTGGGGATCAAGTTCCAGCAGATCCAGAAGTATGAGACCGGCATGAACCGGGTCTCCGCATCGCGTCTTTGGGACATTTCGGATGCGCTTGGCGTGCCCGTCAGCTTTTTCTTCGAGGGTCTCGAAGGTGGAGCGGAGCGGAGCATGGAGCAGTATCTCCCGGACGACATCCTCGCCGACAAGGAAGCGCTCGAACTGATCCGCAGCTACTACGCAATCCCCGAGAACCAGCGTCGCCGCCTGTTCGAACTCGCCCGTGTCCTGTCCGACGCGGCCTAG
- a CDS encoding NADPH:quinone oxidoreductase family protein: MRAYQILSYDEPPEIVEAPDPSPSAGQILVEIAACGLNFGDLLMAKGQYQEKPPLPLTLGMEVAGRVAGLGEGVDNVEVGQRVIVGAGHGGLADFGVFPANKAQPIPDSMSYTDAAAFNVAYGTSHVGLDYRCRLQPGENLLVLGAAGGVGMTAIEIGKMMGATVIACARGKDKLAVCKEAGADHLIDSDADDIREAVKALGGADVVYDPIGGDQFKAAMRACNPEARILVVGFASGEVPQIPANHLLVKNLNIMGYYWSGYNAFKPEVLQNSMRQLIAWYDEGKLKPHVSHALPLEQAGEAYELLRSRKSTGKVVVTTGRG, encoded by the coding sequence ATGAGAGCATACCAGATTCTTTCCTATGACGAACCCCCGGAGATTGTAGAGGCCCCAGACCCCTCGCCTTCTGCGGGTCAGATCCTCGTCGAGATCGCGGCTTGCGGGCTGAACTTCGGTGATCTCCTGATGGCCAAGGGCCAATATCAGGAAAAACCGCCCTTGCCTCTGACGCTCGGGATGGAAGTCGCGGGCCGGGTCGCCGGACTTGGCGAGGGCGTCGACAATGTCGAAGTCGGTCAAAGGGTTATCGTCGGCGCTGGCCACGGCGGACTTGCGGATTTCGGTGTCTTCCCGGCGAACAAAGCGCAGCCGATTCCGGACAGCATGAGCTATACCGACGCGGCCGCCTTCAATGTCGCCTATGGCACGTCCCACGTCGGGCTCGATTACCGCTGCCGGTTGCAACCCGGCGAAAACCTGCTCGTTCTGGGGGCGGCCGGCGGTGTCGGCATGACCGCCATCGAGATCGGCAAGATGATGGGGGCCACCGTCATTGCCTGTGCGCGCGGCAAGGACAAGCTCGCGGTCTGCAAGGAGGCCGGTGCCGATCACCTCATCGACAGCGACGCCGACGACATCCGCGAGGCGGTCAAGGCGCTGGGGGGCGCGGATGTGGTCTATGACCCGATCGGCGGCGACCAGTTCAAGGCCGCGATGCGCGCCTGCAACCCCGAGGCGCGCATTCTCGTGGTCGGCTTTGCCTCCGGTGAGGTGCCGCAGATCCCGGCCAACCATCTGCTCGTCAAGAACCTCAATATCATGGGCTACTACTGGAGCGGCTATAACGCCTTCAAGCCCGAGGTGCTTCAGAACTCCATGCGGCAGCTCATCGCATGGTATGACGAAGGCAAGCTCAAGCCTCACGTGTCCCACGCGTTGCCGCTGGAACAGGCGGGCGAGGCTTACGAACTTCTGCGTTCGCGCAAATCGACCGGCAAGGTCGTGGTGACCACCGGTCGCGGCTGA
- a CDS encoding LysR family transcriptional regulator — protein sequence MARNLDLTALRAFVTVVDVGGVTRAAGLLHLSQSAVSMQLKRLEESVGTALFDRSGRSLDLTAEGEQLLSYARRMLELNDTIWAKLTDDTLEGEITLGVPHDIVLPALPPVLHQFNTEFPRMKITLISSFTRALKEEFTRGNCDVILTTEDAGEGNGETLCTLPMTWVGAPGGKAWRQRPVRLAFEERCKFRPGVQAALDAAGIPWEMAVTSEMSRTIDATVIADLAIHARLAGTQMEPLEPIDHGGALPDLSTNHVNLYVAESLRGAPAEALLRMLRQAYAALGQGITPTHAPGQWPQPRPVVTTTLPVDLRERRSS from the coding sequence ATGGCCCGCAATCTCGACCTGACCGCGCTGCGGGCATTCGTCACCGTTGTGGACGTGGGCGGCGTCACCCGCGCGGCGGGGCTTCTGCATCTGTCGCAGTCGGCGGTGTCCATGCAACTCAAGCGACTAGAGGAAAGTGTGGGAACGGCGCTCTTCGACCGATCCGGGCGGTCGCTCGACCTCACGGCCGAGGGAGAACAGCTTCTGTCCTATGCGCGGCGGATGCTGGAGCTCAATGACACGATCTGGGCCAAGCTTACCGATGACACGCTAGAGGGGGAAATCACCCTTGGCGTGCCGCATGATATCGTGCTGCCGGCCCTGCCGCCGGTCCTGCACCAGTTCAACACCGAGTTTCCGCGCATGAAGATCACCCTGATCTCGTCTTTCACCCGCGCGCTGAAAGAGGAATTCACCCGCGGCAACTGTGATGTGATCCTCACGACCGAGGACGCGGGCGAGGGCAACGGCGAAACGCTCTGTACGCTGCCCATGACCTGGGTCGGTGCGCCGGGTGGCAAGGCCTGGCGCCAACGGCCCGTGCGGCTTGCCTTCGAGGAGCGCTGCAAGTTCCGGCCCGGCGTGCAGGCGGCGCTGGATGCTGCCGGCATCCCATGGGAAATGGCCGTGACGAGCGAGATGAGCCGGACCATCGACGCGACCGTGATTGCGGACCTTGCCATCCACGCGCGGCTGGCAGGCACCCAGATGGAGCCGCTTGAGCCCATCGACCACGGCGGCGCCCTGCCGGACCTGTCGACGAATCACGTCAATCTCTATGTGGCGGAAAGCCTGCGCGGAGCGCCCGCCGAGGCGCTCCTGCGCATGTTGCGTCAGGCCTATGCCGCGCTCGGGCAGGGGATCACCCCCACCCATGCGCCCGGCCAGTGGCCTCAGCCGCGACCGGTGGTCACCACGACCTTGCCGGTCGATTTGCGCGAACGCAGAAGTTCGTAA
- a CDS encoding DUF1127 domain-containing protein translates to MPIALRRFGARLPRLPLISLVTQIVATRRSRVALGNLSDAHLKDIGLTRRQAWAETNRPFWELPERHRW, encoded by the coding sequence ATGCCTATCGCCCTCCGCCGTTTCGGCGCCCGCCTGCCGCGTTTGCCCCTCATCTCCCTCGTCACGCAGATCGTCGCGACCCGGCGATCGCGCGTGGCCTTGGGCAACCTCAGCGATGCGCATCTCAAGGATATCGGCCTGACCCGCCGGCAGGCCTGGGCGGAAACAAACCGCCCCTTCTGGGAACTTCCGGAACGCCATCGCTGGTAA
- a CDS encoding Bax inhibitor-1/YccA family protein translates to MAEYQTARAGAGTRAGQIDEGLRAHMNKVYGTMSVGLLVTAAVAWAFGSSPALLSLLRDPVTLSPNIFGWIVMFLPLIMVFAFGAAINRLSAAGAQLYFYIYAAVMGLSLSWIFVAFTGFSIAQTFLITAIAFAGLSLWGYTTKKDISGWGSFLIMGLIGLIVASIVNIFLGSPAIHFAISAIGVLIFAGLTAYDTQKLKTEYLAHAHAMDAEWLAKSAIIGALNLYLDFVNLFMFLLSFLGNRE, encoded by the coding sequence ATGGCTGAATATCAAACTGCCCGCGCAGGTGCTGGCACCCGCGCTGGACAGATCGACGAGGGGCTTCGTGCCCATATGAACAAGGTCTACGGGACCATGTCCGTGGGCCTTCTGGTGACCGCGGCGGTGGCCTGGGCCTTTGGCTCGTCGCCGGCGCTGCTGTCTCTCCTGCGTGACCCGGTGACGCTGTCGCCGAACATCTTTGGCTGGATCGTCATGTTCCTGCCCCTGATCATGGTCTTCGCCTTCGGCGCGGCGATCAATCGTCTCTCCGCCGCTGGCGCGCAGCTTTACTTCTACATCTACGCGGCCGTGATGGGCCTGTCGTTGTCGTGGATCTTCGTGGCCTTCACCGGCTTCTCGATCGCGCAGACCTTCCTCATTACCGCGATCGCATTCGCGGGCCTGTCGCTCTGGGGTTACACGACCAAGAAGGACATCTCCGGCTGGGGGTCGTTCCTGATCATGGGTCTGATCGGCCTGATCGTCGCGTCGATCGTGAACATCTTCCTGGGCTCGCCCGCGATCCACTTCGCGATCTCGGCCATCGGCGTCCTGATCTTCGCGGGTCTCACCGCCTATGACACCCAGAAGCTCAAGACCGAATACCTCGCCCACGCTCATGCGATGGACGCGGAGTGGCTCGCCAAATCGGCGATCATCGGTGCGCTGAACCTCTATCTGGACTTCGTGAACCTCTTCATGTTCCTGCTTTCCTTCCTCGGCAACCGCGAGTAA
- a CDS encoding GNAT family N-acetyltransferase, whose protein sequence is MIHSPDICADLPRPAIPPFMIRSARLEDEAALTRLLTASYGTLLAKDYAPEVLAAALPTIGVARPSLLAAAGYQVAEAGDGALVGAGGWTWLGPTGGAAPMDWGHMRHVAVDPRHAGQGIGSVILGHAIEGARGAGVRVLSCLSTLTARGFYARHGFVDQGQVSLSLAPGLSFPAVQMRLVL, encoded by the coding sequence ATGATCCACTCTCCCGATATCTGCGCCGACTTGCCCCGGCCCGCGATCCCGCCCTTCATGATCCGCTCGGCCCGCCTCGAGGACGAGGCGGCGCTGACCCGGCTTCTCACGGCGAGCTACGGCACGCTCCTTGCCAAGGACTACGCCCCCGAGGTGCTGGCCGCCGCTCTGCCCACGATCGGCGTCGCCAGGCCGTCGCTCCTCGCGGCGGCGGGCTATCAGGTGGCCGAGGCGGGCGATGGTGCGCTTGTGGGGGCGGGCGGTTGGACCTGGCTTGGACCGACGGGTGGCGCTGCGCCCATGGACTGGGGCCACATGCGCCACGTGGCGGTAGACCCGCGCCATGCCGGACAGGGGATCGGCTCGGTGATTCTGGGTCATGCGATCGAGGGCGCGCGCGGGGCCGGGGTCCGGGTTCTGTCGTGCCTGTCCACGCTGACGGCACGCGGGTTCTATGCCCGGCACGGTTTTGTCGATCAAGGGCAGGTGTCTTTGTCGCTGGCGCCGGGGCTGTCTTTCCCGGCGGTGCAGATGCGGCTCGTGTTGTGA
- the rpmG gene encoding 50S ribosomal protein L33 yields the protein MAKPTTIKIRLNSTADTGHFYVTKKNARTMTEKMVVKKYDPVARKHVEYKEGKIK from the coding sequence ATGGCGAAGCCGACCACGATCAAAATCCGCCTGAACTCGACCGCGGACACGGGCCACTTCTACGTGACCAAGAAGAACGCACGCACCATGACCGAAAAGATGGTCGTAAAGAAATACGACCCGGTCGCGCGCAAGCACGTCGAGTACAAAGAAGGCAAGATCAAATAA
- a CDS encoding DUF533 domain-containing protein: protein MSFVRTLATLAVGFAAAKGVQKVRDMGGMDALRKQMREAGKEGTFADQMGQMAEKYGMPGGAKAVRDMMGRMGNQAADMSEATEAGMGSLIAAMTGAAKAGSGQMSDMFASMTAGTPVGRATEENAKLMIRAMIMAAKSDGEIDPTERKQILDMLDDASDEEIAFVEAELAAPVDPMALATSAGENAKTQVYSSALMGISVDTDAEKMFLRNLATGLQLTEDQVAEIHDTMGKPRP, encoded by the coding sequence ATGAGTTTCGTTCGCACATTGGCCACGCTCGCCGTGGGGTTCGCCGCGGCAAAGGGCGTGCAGAAGGTCCGCGACATGGGCGGCATGGACGCGCTGCGCAAACAGATGCGAGAAGCCGGCAAGGAAGGCACCTTCGCCGACCAGATGGGCCAGATGGCCGAGAAATACGGCATGCCGGGCGGCGCCAAGGCCGTGCGCGACATGATGGGGCGGATGGGCAACCAGGCGGCCGACATGTCGGAGGCGACCGAAGCGGGCATGGGCAGTCTCATCGCCGCGATGACCGGGGCGGCGAAGGCGGGCTCGGGCCAGATGAGCGACATGTTCGCCTCGATGACCGCCGGAACGCCGGTGGGCCGCGCGACCGAAGAGAACGCCAAGCTCATGATCCGTGCGATGATCATGGCGGCCAAGTCCGACGGCGAGATCGACCCGACCGAGCGCAAGCAGATCCTCGACATGCTGGACGATGCCTCCGACGAGGAGATCGCTTTCGTCGAGGCCGAACTCGCCGCGCCGGTGGACCCGATGGCGCTTGCCACCTCGGCGGGGGAAAACGCCAAGACACAGGTCTATTCCTCGGCCCTGATGGGAATCAGCGTCGATACGGATGCCGAGAAGATGTTCCTGCGCAATCTCGCGACCGGCCTGCAGTTGACCGAAGACCAGGTGGCCGAGATTCACGACACGATGGGCAAGCCCAGGCCCTGA
- a CDS encoding N-acetylmuramoyl-L-alanine amidase, translated as MSRPRPPSKGAAGALWHPSPNFGPRRDRLRPNLIVLHFTAMASAQAALDRLCAPEHEVSSHYLVGRDGQVWQMVDEDMRAWHAGAGDWGGTGDVNSRSIGIELDNSGLTPFSEPLVAALETLLSDIRARWVIPAHGLLAHSDFAPRRKFDPGRRFDWRRLARAGHGIWPEPTDKTPEVGEEAFLANAATFGYPVEEGAEAVLDALRQRFRPWARGPLDNGDMAILRDLATRFPVDRPVTSA; from the coding sequence ATGTCGCGACCTCGACCGCCCAGTAAGGGAGCGGCGGGCGCGCTCTGGCACCCGTCTCCCAACTTCGGTCCGCGCCGCGACCGGCTTCGCCCCAACCTCATCGTTCTGCATTTCACCGCCATGGCGAGCGCCCAGGCGGCGCTCGACCGGCTCTGCGCGCCGGAACACGAAGTATCGTCGCATTACCTTGTGGGCCGGGACGGGCAGGTCTGGCAGATGGTGGACGAAGACATGCGCGCCTGGCACGCGGGCGCCGGTGACTGGGGCGGCACAGGCGACGTGAATTCGCGCTCCATCGGGATCGAGCTGGACAATTCGGGCCTCACCCCCTTCTCCGAACCGCTCGTGGCCGCGCTCGAGACGCTCCTGTCGGACATCCGCGCGCGCTGGGTCATTCCGGCCCACGGCCTGCTCGCACATTCCGATTTCGCGCCGCGCCGGAAGTTCGATCCGGGACGGCGGTTCGACTGGCGGCGGCTCGCGCGGGCCGGACACGGGATCTGGCCCGAGCCGACGGACAAGACGCCCGAGGTCGGGGAGGAGGCCTTTCTCGCCAACGCGGCCACCTTCGGCTATCCGGTGGAGGAGGGCGCCGAGGCCGTCCTCGACGCGCTGCGGCAGCGGTTTAGACCCTGGGCGCGGGGGCCCCTCGACAATGGCGACATGGCGATCCTGCGCGATCTCGCCACGCGCTTTCCCGTTGACCGACCGGTGACCAGCGCCTAA
- the gatA gene encoding Asp-tRNA(Asn)/Glu-tRNA(Gln) amidotransferase subunit GatA has product MSDLNELTIAEARDALKKGDVTSVELTKACLAAIDGADALGAFVHKTPEIALERAEAADARIKAGDAPAMCGIPVGIKDLFCTKGVASQAASNILEGFKPEYESTVSGKLADAGAVMLGKLNMDEFAMGSSNETSAYGNAVNPWKVDERNLTPGGSSGGSASAVAADLCLAATGTDTGGSIRQPAALTGTVGIKPTYGRCSRWGIIAFASSLDQAGPMTKTVRDAAIMLEAMSGHDAKDSTSADIAVPDFEAMLTGDIRGKVIGIPREYRVDGMSDEIEALWQTGRKMLEDAGAKIVDISLPHTKYALPAYYVIAPAEASSNLARYDGVRYGHRAKLGKGEGIVDMYEKTRAEGFGHEVQRRVMVGTYVLSAGFYDAYYNRARRVRALIKRDFDEAFGQGVDAILTPATPGAAFGLGEMSEADPVEMYLQDVFTVTVNLAGLPGISVPAGLDKQGLPLGLQLIGKPWEEGDLLNTAYALEQAAGFVSKPDKWW; this is encoded by the coding sequence ATGTCCGATCTGAACGAACTGACCATTGCCGAAGCCCGTGACGCGCTGAAAAAGGGTGATGTGACCTCGGTCGAACTGACCAAAGCCTGTCTTGCCGCCATCGACGGGGCCGACGCGCTGGGCGCTTTCGTGCACAAGACCCCCGAGATCGCGCTGGAGCGGGCCGAGGCGGCCGACGCACGGATCAAGGCCGGCGACGCGCCCGCCATGTGCGGTATCCCTGTGGGGATCAAGGACCTCTTCTGCACCAAAGGCGTCGCCTCGCAGGCGGCGTCCAACATCCTCGAAGGCTTCAAGCCGGAATACGAATCGACCGTGTCGGGTAAGCTCGCGGACGCGGGTGCCGTCATGCTGGGCAAACTCAATATGGACGAGTTTGCCATGGGGTCCTCGAACGAAACCTCGGCCTATGGCAATGCCGTGAACCCGTGGAAGGTGGACGAGCGCAACCTGACCCCCGGCGGGTCCTCGGGTGGCTCGGCCAGCGCGGTCGCTGCTGACCTCTGCCTCGCCGCCACCGGCACCGATACCGGCGGCTCGATCCGCCAACCCGCCGCGCTGACCGGCACCGTGGGCATCAAGCCGACCTATGGCCGCTGCTCGCGCTGGGGCATCATTGCCTTTGCCTCCTCGCTCGATCAGGCCGGGCCGATGACGAAAACCGTGCGCGACGCGGCGATCATGCTTGAAGCCATGTCGGGCCATGACGCGAAGGATTCGACCTCGGCCGACATCGCGGTCCCGGATTTCGAGGCCATGCTGACCGGCGACATTCGCGGCAAGGTCATCGGCATCCCGCGTGAATACCGGGTCGACGGCATGTCCGACGAGATCGAGGCATTGTGGCAGACCGGGCGCAAGATGCTCGAGGATGCAGGCGCCAAGATCGTGGATATCTCGCTGCCCCATACGAAATACGCGCTGCCGGCCTATTACGTCATCGCGCCGGCGGAAGCCTCGTCCAACCTCGCCCGTTACGACGGCGTGCGTTACGGCCACCGCGCCAAGCTCGGCAAAGGCGAGGGCATTGTCGACATGTACGAAAAGACCCGCGCCGAGGGCTTCGGCCACGAGGTGCAGCGCCGCGTGATGGTGGGCACCTATGTGCTGTCGGCAGGCTTCTACGACGCTTACTACAACCGTGCCCGCCGGGTGCGCGCGCTCATCAAGCGCGACTTCGACGAGGCCTTCGGTCAGGGCGTGGATGCCATCCTGACGCCCGCGACGCCAGGCGCGGCTTTTGGTCTGGGCGAGATGTCCGAGGCCGATCCCGTGGAAATGTATCTGCAGGACGTGTTCACCGTGACCGTGAACCTCGCCGGTCTGCCGGGAATCTCGGTGCCGGCCGGGCTCGACAAGCAGGGGCTGCCGCTCGGGCTGCAACTCATCGGCAAGCCGTGGGAAGAGGGCGATCTGCTGAATACCGCCTATGCGCTGGAACAAGCTGCGGGTTTTGTTTCCAAGCCTGACAAATGGTGGTAG